Genomic DNA from Lagopus muta isolate bLagMut1 chromosome 19, bLagMut1 primary, whole genome shotgun sequence:
ttctttttcttttcttttttttttaaatttctgtgatTGGTTTTTGAAAGTGTGGAGGATGTTTCTGCGTATCTccctgccttcttttttttttggttgtctttttttttctgctttcctaatGTTTGGATCTGGTGGGGGGATTCCACGGtcatgctgaaatgaaaatgtttctgcacGCTCCCtagaagttttaaataaaagctaaaGCCTATACATTGACTTATATATCTGTAAATGGTatcctggaaaacaaaagaaaatcaggtaGCTTCTGCAAAACACATGATACAATTTTAATCTACTTTACAGGGAAACTGGAAGTGATTAATTGAGCAGTTAATGATTAATCTAGGCTTTATATTAGTGCAAAGCACTGAACTGTGTTTAAGGAAATTATTAATTGTAATTGCCTTTAAGAATCTGAAGAAAGATGATGCAGAATTACACTGGAAGTGCTGGAGAAAGtttaaaacacttcttttcaGTTGAAGAAATGATGTACTGGAAAAGGAATTAGTGATGCAGCCTAGCCTATTTACGATAAATATCCCTACCCAACCCATAAAAAAAGGTTCCTCTCCAATATACAGAGCTTTCAAGAATCCCCATCATCTTTTAAGTctgactttcatttttctggagTTTTTTGGGCTGCTTCCATtcatcctgcagctccagctctctccaCCCCATAATTTAAGGCAGCAGGTGAGTGAAGCACAGAGGACAGCACAGAGACCAGCTCCCCAACATGCAACCACCAAACCAGGGCCCTTAAGGGAGGCTTCCACAAAGCTGCTGCCACAGACCTACAATAAAAAGGCACCAAAGAAGGTTTTGTGCTCCTTAGTGTAATCCACCAGCTTGATGTCACTAACGTTGACCATTAGCTTGTCTCCTATCTCTAAGGAAACCACAGCTCCCAGATAAATGGGCTGGAACCAGTTGTTCCTTTCTTCACCGAGGGTCTTGCTGCTGGTCAGCAGCTGGGTGGGCTCGGGATAGCTGTCAGTGACTTTGGTGATGACTGCAGTGACAGAATTGGTTTTACTTGAAGTGTCACTGGGCCCTCGGAAAGTGACCTGGGCATAGACATAGTAATCCCCCGACACAGGTATCACCAGTGCTTTGCTGGAATAACTCAGGTTGTTCTTGGTAAAGGCCAAGCCTCGCTTGTCTTCCCACTGCAGGATGGGCAGATGTCTTCCCGTGGCGCTGGAGGGATCTTGtttcttcactgcagaagaaagagggagaagagaTGTGTTAGTTTGTTCCAGCTGGAGAAATACAGGATGTTTCCTCCACAGGGCAATCAAAACTCCAGgagagaaatgtttttcctttacagTCAGTCAGCTGCAGGCAAGCTGTCAAGAGCTACTTTTGGAGGCTGCCCATAAGATGTCCAGATCTGAGCAAGCAAGAGCCAAAGCCAAAGTTGGAAGACCTTGGTTGGAGCATGCTGCCCACAGGGCTCGGTTACAGCTGGGTATCCTAGGTGACAGGGCATCCCAAATGATGGGACTGTCCATCCCTAAGGCTGTCTCACTGTGGGGTAGGACACAGGGCTTTTGCTCATAGGTCTGGAGTGCTCTCACCCGTTTGCAAAGCATAAACTTTGTTCTTAagtgaaagcagtgctgggccAGTTGTACAGCTGGATACATGCCTGCACCTAATGGCTCAGGACAGCAGTCAGAGACACGAGAGCAGTGTCTTCATGAGTACTGACGGACTGAAGCTGTGTTTGTGCCACAGTAGAGCTAACTACTACTATTAACTGAGGACATCAGGCTCTGTTTGCTTGCAGAAGCTTCACAACGATCATTGTGATCTATCACTGAGCAATGAAAACCTTGAATTCTTCCTGCCAGGTTACTTCTGGAGGCTAATGATGGGGtttgctgctgggtgctgcactgaGATCTTCTGCAGCACAACTGCCGTCCTTTGATTTCACCATAGAGCTAGAAAACCCCACTGTGCTTTGAAACACCCACTTCTGAAGTGACATGCTGTAATAAAACCCATTTTTAACTCTGTTTTGAAAACGTTTGGGACAGAACACTAAGCTCGGTGCTAACTTCAGCTTTACTTCAGACAGAACAACCAACAAACAGAAACGCTCTCGTGGTTAACCGATGACACACAGAGCTCCAAtccacccccagcacagcctgatCTAAGCAGAGGATCAGGATGCTCAGGACAGGGGGGGAAGAACTGGGTTTCATGAGCTTAAGTTAATGCTTAAGGTCAGTTATGATTCAGCATTTGGGGATAGGGTGTGTGTGCACAGGCAGCGAAGCAAACTGAAGGCGGGCGGGGATGAGCTTAGAAATGCTCTTGGCAACGTCTGTTAGGTTTATTCTGGGGGAAATGAGATCCAGGAAAACAAATACCCTCAGCCCCCAGTgccatcctttttttcctgtcttctgaCAATAGATAACCCGTAGGAAAACAAGCTGCTGTtagaagtgcaatttcttgcataTTCTCTCAGTAGCACAACAAAATAATGGCTTTTTTCCCAGCCTGCCTGTCAGTGCTCAGAAAAATTAAATCCCTCTATCTTTTCCCAGAAGGCAAAGCACATGGAGTATTTCTTTGCTGGAAGACGATAGACGGGGACTGTGATAGCAAGCCAAGCTAAAATATAAGAGCATTATAAAGAATGTGAGGCTTAGGGGAAACAGAGCTTTGCTGATAtagaaagagaggaggaaataaagcaaaagcacTCATGGTCTGTGTCCTCGTCTGCTTTGGGACCTGGCAAAAACTAACACGGCACTGGGGTCACCGTGGCTAAGGAGTAAGGCCTCTCTGAGATAGGGTGGTGGCAGAGGAAGATAAGGAAAGATTGTGACATTTCCTGAAAGAGTTCTGGGCTCTCTTCCATCTTGGGTAGTTAGGGAAAAAACtgaggagaaggctcaggagaaatgttctttttctacATATCCAATGACGCATTTAAGATGTCAGCGACACTcaattcttcagtgtttttaataaCTACAAAGCCTCTCATATGAAACACATTATTTCATAACTTCTGGAATGAGGCAATTCTAAGTTTTATGGCTCTAACTTTCCTTTTAGGTTAAAACTCACTTGGTTGATGCTCTCCATTTTCAGGCTGGTCAAATTTCCCCATGCTTTAGAGATATATCAGGAAAGATGCATGTTGAAGTGCCTCTGAATATCGTATGGCTCCTTTTCCAGCACAGCCATACTTGTCATTCATTTACTTCTTAAGTATATGGAGCTGCACTTCCTGCAGATGCACATCTTATGCTAATCTctgaagtaaataaaatctgctttcactATGGGATCTACTGCTGCAGTTCCTTCAAGTTTCcctttcactttcatttttttgtgcaTCTCTCAGACgtaaaatttcttctcttttcctaaaATCCCTTTTGGTTTAGCCACTTGCTGGGGAATCCCTGTCACTTGGTTGCACTGGTGGCATGCTGGTGAGCTTGGGTTTCTGTGGTTCATGGCCCTCACTGGTGACACTGAGCTATACCTTAGGAAGGAGATGAGGGCCTTGGACTCTTACACAGCTCCGGTCTCGTGCTGCACAAGTTGCAAAGCACAGAGGGGTCTCTGTTTTTCAAGAAATTTAATAATTGatcttaaaatcacagaatcatacgatcacagaatggcctgggttgcaaaggatcacaatgctcatccagttccaacccctgctgtgtgcaggtcaccaaccagcagcccaggctgcccagagccacatccagcctggccttgaatgcctgcagggatggggcatccacagcctccttgggcaacctgtgccagtgcctcaccaccctctgggggaaaaacttcctcctaatatccaacctaaacctcccctgtctcagtttaaaaccattccccttgtcctatcactatccaccctcatatacagccattccccctcctgtttatacgctccctccaagctaaacaagcccagttccctcaacctttcctcataggagaggttgCCAAACTGCCAAGTGGAGCCAGGAAGTTATTTTCTACCCAGATTTAGCGAGGTGTTCAGATggcatcacagcacagcaagtgCTGGACAGGTCTTTGGTTGGGTGTCTGTCACACACTTCATCCAACTGTGCCATGCCATCTCATGCAGGCACTGGTCTGCCTCCTGACCTGAAGCACAGCTCCATAAGGGCCGCAGGGATGGTGGTGGTCAGCACCAAATCTGAACTACTGCACGGGAAACAGTGAGGGTGGAGAAAAGCCCCAGCTGGGGTTCACACTGACTGTTCTTCAGTGGCAGACAGGGAGAGGAGGTCTTGGTGTCGGTACGGATGAGTCCAAACTGCTCTGTGTATTTTCCAGAGGCCAAGGACAGGTggagaaaaggaacagagacCCAAACATTGAGTCATCCTGCTACTGCTAATTTAGTGGTGCATTCCCGTGTTAAACACTCTGGTTAGTTCTCATTCCTCTCACTctgcttttacatttaaaacataCGTTCCTAAACCCAGAAGGAGAGAGGGGCAGCTGGAGCTCTGGAGAAGATCTGCCATGAGGAAAGGCACCTAGCCTGCTATCTGCACAGTGAACCAGGCACCTGAAGTGAGGGAATGTACAAAAGATCTGAAGAATAATTAttcctttttcactttctctgcCCAAATCGTGGTTTCAGAGAAGTGAAGACCAGAAGGACACCCAGGAAATCATTATACAACAAGTTTAGAACAACGCCAAAGACTTCTGCATTGAGCTCAGGAAATCATTGCTGCAGggtgcagaaaagcaaaagtgCTTGAATCCAACAAGAAAGCTTATAGCCAAATTCATGGAAGCCTGGTTTCCTGATGGCTCGGTGGCACAGCAGCCTGGTTGCAGCCTTCAGCTCAGGCTCTCGACTCTGTTATGCACAGATAAGAAGTGAGAAAATTCcccttgctttttccttctcccagaTAAAACTGATGGGGCTGAGGCAGGAGGTGGACAGGCCCCATCCCAGGGCACTGCTTGGGAGTGATGGTGGAGGAGTTTCAAACAGAGGCCTGAGAAAACTTAAAGCAAACTGTTGGGTGCTTCCCTGTGACAGTTGGACTTTTGTGCAACCCAGGGAAGTTCCCATCAGCAGAGCAACAGTTGGGTTGCAATTGTGAGTCAGCTGCACTGAGAGCCTCTGGGTCTTGGTCATGTGGAGATTTGGGAAACAAAGGGACCTACATTAGCAGCCATGGGCCTTCTTCTGCAgacctgagggaacagcatggagctgtcaggggatGGCCCAGTGGGGTTGGGGAATGGCTGTGCcccagagggcagtgagcacagccctggagctcagggagcactgggacactgctctcagccaTAGGGCTGCGGGTTGGGgggtcctgtgtggagctgggtTGGGCTCAGTGATCCctgtgggttccttccaactcaggatattccatggttctgtgattttatgtattttgagCAAGCACAGATCCATTTTGCAGTTCTATCCACCTGTGTGTAGAAAGGGTTGGGACATAGGAGTGCATTAAGAAGGAGCTTGGGGTTAGGGAAAGTAAACAAACTATAGTGGTTGACAAATCAGCCCTGAAGCTCTGATAACCCCGTGCATACACGTGTTAAGCCTCGTGTAACTTCTTGCATGCTTCAAGTTACTACAGGGCTCCTCTGGGACAACACCCAGGCTACTGGGGAAGCCTCTGCAAGTGAGCTATATGTTGGGGAGGTATAAATTATCTTAGTGGACATAAGGGGGGGAGTCCAGAGCAGCTGGAGAGCTCCTCAGGTCTCAGTCCCATCCACTCAGGAAACtacaaatctttttcttcaggtAGTATTCCCTAAGTTCCTTTCAATGTGCTGACAGCCCCAGCTTTGATGCTGAGGTGGTGATGTTCTGAGCTGGCATCTTCCTAGCCAACACAAGCTGAGAGGTTCAGCTGCATACAGCTCTTCCCTTGGTTGCTCCAATGCATGTTACGTGTGACCTCAGCAAAACCAGGAAGCTATTGATGGGAATGTGGTGCGTGTCTTCAGGTTGCACTTGCAGAAAATATAAGCACCCCAAAACCGGCCTTATTTGGTCTTATTTTACTCCAAAACTGGCAGATCTTTCTAACTCACAGCTCACTTGGGCTCTTCCCACCAATGTGGGACCCAGCAGATCACTAACATGACAGGCAGCACTGAAGCTCAGTTACAGGAACCCAAGTGCTCACACAATGACAGCAACAGCCCAGGGAAGTGGCAATGTTTGCCAGCTGCCTCCTCCGTGGGCCCTTTCCTATAATCACTGCTGTGGTCAATGAGACAAAGCTGGTGACTTCTTCCACTGCATCTTGCAGCTTGATTCTATCAGACCCTATAAACCTTGGTTATTGCACTGCAACATCTGTGAGACCCAAAGGAAACACTGGTTTGGAACAAGCATTACCTGTCAGGTGTGCTCTTGGCTTCTCGGCACTGGGAAGTGTGTCTGTAActgggggaaaaagagaaaaaaagtttaagtgTGTGGAGGGAAGGTGTGAGGGATGAACTCACAGGCTCCCAAATCCACACTTCGGCCCATAAGGGAGATATGTTGGTCCCAGTGAAATGCCGGGAGGTGTAAGCCCACCTGGGATGGAGTTGGGAATGCTCACCCCTTGCTATGGCCCCAGCTGTACCCATCTCCCCACATCCCGTGACCCTGCCCTGCCCTGACATGCTTGGATCCTCGTGGTgagggcaggcagggagctgtCTGGCCCAGGGGCTGCGTCAGCAATTGCAAAACCTCGACAAACAGAGATGATGGGGATGGGAAAAGGGCTGGCACACTTACCAGCAGCTACTGCCCGCTGCTTCAGAAAGTGAGAGCTCCTCTCGTCCACGACCTGCAAGAGAGATGTGCAAGCAGTTAGCTCCAGGGCTCCTGCACCACATCCAGTTTGCTTACCCCCCAGAACAGGAGATGGTACACTgatatcctcctcctcctcctcagttAAAGCTTTTATGTAAAAGGACAAGCCCTGACAGAGCTTTGCTTCAGTGCAAGTTTCTTGCTGCTTGTTTGAAGCCACCCACATCTCAGGCAGGTGTTGGGGCAGGAGCCGGGCTGCTGTAGTGGCTGTGCTCAGCTCGTGGGTTGGACAAACCCCTGGCACAGCCTGGGGAGCACTGAGGGAAGGAACTATCACTCCTAGGCCAGTGCCTCTGCATAGCACTGCTGGAGTACTGCTGCCTGGTGGCTGCTGTCTCCATCTGTGCAGTAAAAtgaagcaaacagcacagcacgAGATGCTCTTCCCTGCTTCAAACATCTGCATGGTGCATTTGAAACACCAGTAAAGAGGTGTACCATCTACAGacctgcagcttctctttctACACCTGCATTATTTCAGGCTGCAAGTCTACTTCTTAGGCATATCTTGAATTATGGGCAAGATAGACttatttcacatttgtttgCATGTTAAACCTTCCCCTAGCATTAAGCATGAGCACATCCCCACAGTGACAGTGCCTGTGCCAAGCAGTGCCAGCCTTTGGGttgagcagaaaaagaagaaggggctgctggctgcatgcTATGCTGACAGGCTGCTTCCAGCTCACACCCTGCCATGCTCCTGTAGCTCcagctctcctccagcagcttggaaagcagtgtggctgcagggggaaggaaggagctgcGAGATGCTGGCTGTGCATCCCTGTGACATATTTATCAAGTAGTGTATTTTCAGACAATGCTAAGTGCCACAAAGAGCCACAAATCAATCACAAATCACAACACTTAACGATGTAACTTCAGTGGAGCTGTTTGCTTAAAGCCTAACTTCGCGTATCTTATGTACACTCAGgtgttgaaataaaagcagaggtgagagggaagagggaaggacCCCACTGCTCAGTCAAAAACATCAAAATGGTTTTATCTGCCAGCTATAAAGAAGCTTTTCATGCAACCTCCATTCACTTGTTTCCAAAGAATGCCAGATGGATGCTCCtcgtgcagcagctgcacttctgtgtcctgaagagcagcagtgctgaagagctgtgctgcatggtGTGAATGCGTTCTTTGCGTGGCAAAGGTGGAGGTTTTCTTCCTAATTGTGCTGTTTGATAAGGACACAAACCTCAgcttaaacagaaaatatttgagtaCTTAAAAAGGCTACACAATAGCCTGATGTTAGCAATGCTTGTGCTGCTGATGTACGCTAGGGGTGTGGATGAGGTGCATAAAGAGCTTTCAGGATGAGGGGGGGTGAGGGAGAGCCAAGCAGCACAAGGCAGTAGAGAAACCACACAATTAGCATTTTTCTCTATTCTCctttcttgcttagctgtgcTTCTGTAAAGTTCACCAAGTGGCCACAGTTTTCCCTTTGgttacagcagagaaaatgtaagCAGCATTGAGCAACTTTGAAAATCCCGCCCTacagctgagctgggagcaAAGGGCATCTCCAGCACCTATGGTAACCCTGAAAGCTGCAGTATGTAAAACTCCACTACTACCCAAAGTCCCGCCACATTTACA
This window encodes:
- the TNFSF15 gene encoding tumor necrosis factor ligand superfamily member 15 translates to MDHRAEITLEEASATGQASRMHIREDLRRMRCAVLLCLLAVLLLALPIAYLLAGNLRAPTSCPQVVDERSSHFLKQRAVAAVTDTLPSAEKPRAHLTVKKQDPSSATGRHLPILQWEDKRGLAFTKNNLSYSSKALVIPVSGDYYVYAQVTFRGPSDTSSKTNSVTAVITKVTDSYPEPTQLLTSSKTLGEERNNWFQPIYLGAVVSLEIGDKLMVNVSDIKLVDYTKEHKTFFGAFLL